Below is a window of Bernardetia sp. DNA.
CCAAGACACGAATTTCTCCATCTTTAAAGCCTTGAAGTGCCTTTGTACGAGCATTTTGAGTTTTGTTACCATGAATTGGAGCAGCTTTTATACCTTTTTTATTCATTTTGTCACTCAAACGGTTTGCACCATATTTTGTACGAGTAAATACCAAGACTTGCTCCCAATTTCCTTCATCAATAAGTTGAATAATCAAATCAGATTTGCGTGTTTTATTGACACTATAAACTACTTGATTGATTTTCTCTACTGTCGTATTTTCTGGAGTAGCTTCTACAGTTACGTGATTTGTGAGTATTTTTCCTGCCAACTCTTTTATCTCTTTAGAAAAAGTAGCCGAAAAAAGTAGATTTTGTCTTTTTGTAGGAACAAGTTTGATTACTCGTTTTATATCATGGACAAAACCCATATCTAGCATTCTGTCTGCCTCGTCTAACACTAAAATTTCTACATCTGCAAGAGAAAGAGCTTTCTGATTTTCCAAATCCAACAAACGACCGGGGGTAGCTATCAAAACATCTACACCATTTTTGAGTGTTCTGATTTGTGGATTCTGATTTACTCCTCCAAAAATAACAGCACTACGAATATCTAAAAACTCGCTGTACGCCTGTACATTTTCAAAAACCTGTGCAGCCAGTTCACGAGTAGGAGTAAGAATAAGACATCTTAAAACACGCCTTCTGATTTTGGAACGTCTTTTTTCATTTTGAGTAAGTAACTGAAGCATCGGAAGTGTAAAACCTGCTGTTTTTCCTGTGCCTGTCTGTGCTGATGCTAAGACATCTTTTTTATCTAACACATGTGGAATTACTTTTTCTTGAATAGATGAAGGTGAAGTATAACCTTGTTTTTCTACAGCTTGAAGAAGCTCATCTGAAAGACCTAAATCGGCAAAAGAAATAGTCTTGTTATTATTATTTTCTGACATATAAATGAATTGTGAAATGAGCATTTATACATCACAAACAAAAAACTTTAGAATCAAATCTTTTATTCGTCAAACCTCATTTCGAAGTGTAATACAAAGATACTACTTATTTTTTGATTGACAGAGCAATTATATTATTCAAAACAAAAAATGATAAGTCAATAACCTAGCAATCTACAAACTTTTATCTAAAAAAAAGAATTTTTAAAAAATATTTTAAAAATTTTTACGAAATAATATGCTCATTTTGAGCGTTTTAACCAAATAATAATTTGAATAGTAGTTTTAATACAAAACCTTCTTCTGATTTTTTGCGTAATAATAAGCATAATCACTTTAAGTAATAAGTTTTATAAAACTATAACTACTTAATAATAATTTTAAACTTACTTTAAAGTAAAGTTTGTTTATTTTTATATTGATTATGACCTACCAAAAAATCATATCGCCATGAATGAATTAATCACACTTTTAGAAGCTCCTTACAATCTAATTTATGGAGTGTTGGGAGCAATTTCTATCGGAATTTGGCTTATCTCAGCAGTGGGTTTGTTTAGTCATAGTG
It encodes the following:
- a CDS encoding DEAD/DEAH box helicase, with amino-acid sequence MSENNNNKTISFADLGLSDELLQAVEKQGYTSPSSIQEKVIPHVLDKKDVLASAQTGTGKTAGFTLPMLQLLTQNEKRRSKIRRRVLRCLILTPTRELAAQVFENVQAYSEFLDIRSAVIFGGVNQNPQIRTLKNGVDVLIATPGRLLDLENQKALSLADVEILVLDEADRMLDMGFVHDIKRVIKLVPTKRQNLLFSATFSKEIKELAGKILTNHVTVEATPENTTVEKINQVVYSVNKTRKSDLIIQLIDEGNWEQVLVFTRTKYGANRLSDKMNKKGIKAAPIHGNKTQNARTKALQGFKDGEIRVLVATDIAARGLDIPLLPYVINYELPNVAEDYVHRIGRTGRAGAGGDAISLVSHDEVEFLKNIERLVKEEIEVKIAEGFEPTAPTKEDIEEAELAARQMSGRAGAYKKNRQRNRTQGEKGKSNSVNLGRPKSKTKGRRSNNPKFRKR